The sequence GATCACGCCCACCGTCCAGGCAGTCTCGACGCGCACCTCTGGCTGCTGCCGGCGAATGCTGGAATCATCGCCGCCCGGATGGCCGAAGACCTGGCCGCCGCCGATCCGGCCAATGCGCCGCGCTATCGCGCCAACCTCGAGGCGTTCAGCCAGCGCCTGGAGGCCCTCGATTCGCGGCTGCGCAAGCGGCTGGGCGCGGTCAGCAGCCAGCCCTTTTTCGTGTTCCACGAGGCCTACGACTATTTCGAGGCGGCCTATGGCCTCGAGCACACCGGCGTATTCAGTGCCGGTGGCGAGGCCCAGCCCGGCGCCCGGCACGTGGCCGACATGCGCCAGCGTCTGGAACAGGCCGGCCCGAGTTGCGTATTCCATGAGCCACCGATGCGCCCGCGCCTGGCCGATAGCCTTGTCCGAGGCCTGCCGGCCAAGGTGGCCGAACTGGACCCCATGGGGCATGGCGTCGAGACCGATGCGACGGGTTACGAGCAACTGATCGAAAATCTGGGGACCGCTCTTGC is a genomic window of Stutzerimonas stutzeri containing:
- a CDS encoding zinc ABC transporter substrate-binding protein, with amino-acid sequence MFRLFSLPLLLTAFFLGSAPARAEVNLLASIKPLQLIAAAVQQGVDEPQVLLPAGASAHHYALRPSDVRHIRSADLFYWIGPDMEGFLEPMLNGRKGPTLAVQSLPGLTLRHFGGGHADSHQDEHHDDHASDDPHAGHDDHAHGAHAGHEAHDAPAAAGHAGHDHAHRPGSLDAHLWLLPANAGIIAARMAEDLAAADPANAPRYRANLEAFSQRLEALDSRLRKRLGAVSSQPFFVFHEAYDYFEAAYGLEHTGVFSAGGEAQPGARHVADMRQRLEQAGPSCVFHEPPMRPRLADSLVRGLPAKVAELDPMGHGVETDATGYEQLIENLGTALAECLESL